The Ciona intestinalis chromosome 11, KH, whole genome shotgun sequence genome has a segment encoding these proteins:
- the LOC100178548 gene encoding R-spondin-3-like, translating to MDKRILFVSLCACAVASGLYIQDPEPNVDCQLSEWGEYGPCTNVGGSQRPVLIRIRRREILVRPSGNGNDCTPREEVSGCGADPTTAEPQTGYPNNLPTSVPPKKKKKCRKGKKGRKGKKGPRRSSGKSGCSDSDNDDDDKKRRRQNKRKGKKQGSGSGSDSDGYSGNQSD from the exons ATGGACAAGCGGATTCTCTTCGTATCAttgtgcgcatgcgcagtagcctCTGGACTGTACATTCAAGACCCCGAACCCAATG TTGATTGTCAATTATCTGAATGGGGGGAATACGGGCCGTGCACGAATGTTGGTGGGTCACAACGACCTGTCTTAATTCGTATAAGACGCCGAGAGATTCTGGTTCGTCCCTCGGGAAATGGCAACGACTGTACTCCGCGGGAGGAAGTGTCAG GTTGTGGGGCCGACCCTACTACTGCTGAGCCACAAACTGGATACCCAAACAATCTCCCAACATCGGTTCCACctaagaagaaaaagaagtgTAGAAAGGGAAAGAAGGGACGTAAAGGAAAAAAAGGTCCCCGAAGATCAAGCGGGAAGTCCGGATGCTCCGACTCCGATAATGACGATGATGATAAGAAGAGAAGAAGACAAAATAAGAGGAAAGGAAAGAAACAAGGATCCGGATCTGGAAGTGATAGTGATGGTTATTCTGGGAACCAATCAGATTAA
- the LOC100180121 gene encoding anionic trypsin-2-like isoform X2, with translation MLHILKLVLVLFVSVLKITECQQFGCGTTPAVAAIRRNRIFGGTFASYGSVPWQINLLENGRRKCGASLVKDKWIMTAAHCILARLLNPNSNKEYTAIAGDHDVTIQDTHEQLRYVIRYISHPNFDAATLANDIVLLEMDIPFELNQYIVPVCLPMFDEMPYPYTECQVAGWGYESPITKSDQLRKVDIPILHQKSCETIHHPQAGVASRITSKVLCAGDLSGVKDTCQGDSGGPLTCHRNGPGTPRVVAGIVSWGKGCALPGFAGVYTRVSEYFNWLNQTLKIVPVTNHNPCRYSGIKLNDRLSGNFSSPGFSGGSGSYPNSQVCSWEVDLSQVSSPTATAVISFDDFELENGVDGTCRFDKLNIYTGTNYDILVGSYCGSNIPSQITLAKPRNEGSKLKFKLVFQSDNTVTKRGFSAQFRVV, from the exons ATGCTGCATATATTAAAGTTAGTTTTGGTGTTATTTGTGTCTGTTCTAAAAATTACAG AATGTCAGCAATTTGGATGCGGGACCACACCAGCTGTGGCAGCTATCAGAAgaaacagaatatttggagGAACTTTTGCTTCATACGGATCTGTACCATGGCAAATAAATCTGCTTGAAAATGg AAGGAGAAAATGTGGCGCATCACTGGTGAAAGATAAATGGATAATGACAGCCGCCCATTGCATTCTAGCCAG GTTATTGAACCCAAACTCCAATAAAGAATATACTGCAATAGCTGGTGAtcatgatgtcacaatacaaGATACGCATGAGCAACTACGCTATGTAATACGATATATTAGTCACCCAAACTTTGACGCAGCTACCTTAGCCAATGATATCGTATTATTAG AGATGGACATACCTTTTGAACTTAACCAATACATTGTACCAGTATGTCTACCTATGTTTGATGAAATGCCGTATCCTTATACAGAATGTCAAGTAGCTG GGTGGGGTTATGAGTCGCCTATCACAAAATCTGATCAACTGAGGAAAGTAGATATCCCGATTCTGCATCAGAAATCGTGTGAAACCATCCACCACCCACAAGCAGGCGTTGCCAGTAGAATCACATCAAAAGTTTTATGCGCTGGTGATTTATCGGGAGTCAAAGATACATGTCAG GGTGACAGTGGGGGACCTCTAACATGCCACAGAAATGGGCCAGGTACACCCCGTGTTGTTGCAGGTATAGTATCATGGGGCAAGGGATGTGCATTGCCAGGGTTTGCAGGCGTTTACACCAGAGTTTCAGAATACTTCAACTGGTTGAACCAAACTTTAA AAATTGTACCAGTAACCAACCATAACCCATGTCGGTATTCTGGCATCAAACTAAATGATCGATTGTCGGGAAACTTTAGCAGTCCTGGTTTTTCTGGAGGTTCTGGTTCATATCCAAACAGCCAAGTTTGTTCATGGGAAGTTGAT TTGTCTCAAGTAAGTTCACCTACTGCCACAGCCGTTATTTCTTTTGATGATTTTGAACTTGAAAATGGAGTAGATGGAACGTGTAGGTTTGATAAACTCAACATATACACTGGAACAAACTATGATATATTAGTGG GTTCATACTGTGGCAGCAACATTCCTTCCCAGATTACTCTCGCCAAACCCAGGAATGAAGGTTCAAAGTTGAAGTTTAAACTCGTATTTCAGAGTGATAACACAGTTACAAAGCGTGGATTTTCTGCCCAATTTCGCGTCGTTTAA
- the LOC100180121 gene encoding anionic trypsin-2-like isoform X1, giving the protein MNHMFHNGLDLKESIRLLIKRRVGWNSLQQLQKCQQFGCGTTPAVAAIRRNRIFGGTFASYGSVPWQINLLENGRRKCGASLVKDKWIMTAAHCILARLLNPNSNKEYTAIAGDHDVTIQDTHEQLRYVIRYISHPNFDAATLANDIVLLEMDIPFELNQYIVPVCLPMFDEMPYPYTECQVAGWGYESPITKSDQLRKVDIPILHQKSCETIHHPQAGVASRITSKVLCAGDLSGVKDTCQGDSGGPLTCHRNGPGTPRVVAGIVSWGKGCALPGFAGVYTRVSEYFNWLNQTLKIVPVTNHNPCRYSGIKLNDRLSGNFSSPGFSGGSGSYPNSQVCSWEVDLSQVSSPTATAVISFDDFELENGVDGTCRFDKLNIYTGTNYDILVGSYCGSNIPSQITLAKPRNEGSKLKFKLVFQSDNTVTKRGFSAQFRVV; this is encoded by the exons ATGAATCATATGTTTCACAATGGATTAGACTTAAAAGAGTCAATTAGACTGTTGATTAAACGACGTGTGGGTTGGAACAGTTTGCAACAGCTACAAA AATGTCAGCAATTTGGATGCGGGACCACACCAGCTGTGGCAGCTATCAGAAgaaacagaatatttggagGAACTTTTGCTTCATACGGATCTGTACCATGGCAAATAAATCTGCTTGAAAATGg AAGGAGAAAATGTGGCGCATCACTGGTGAAAGATAAATGGATAATGACAGCCGCCCATTGCATTCTAGCCAG GTTATTGAACCCAAACTCCAATAAAGAATATACTGCAATAGCTGGTGAtcatgatgtcacaatacaaGATACGCATGAGCAACTACGCTATGTAATACGATATATTAGTCACCCAAACTTTGACGCAGCTACCTTAGCCAATGATATCGTATTATTAG AGATGGACATACCTTTTGAACTTAACCAATACATTGTACCAGTATGTCTACCTATGTTTGATGAAATGCCGTATCCTTATACAGAATGTCAAGTAGCTG GGTGGGGTTATGAGTCGCCTATCACAAAATCTGATCAACTGAGGAAAGTAGATATCCCGATTCTGCATCAGAAATCGTGTGAAACCATCCACCACCCACAAGCAGGCGTTGCCAGTAGAATCACATCAAAAGTTTTATGCGCTGGTGATTTATCGGGAGTCAAAGATACATGTCAG GGTGACAGTGGGGGACCTCTAACATGCCACAGAAATGGGCCAGGTACACCCCGTGTTGTTGCAGGTATAGTATCATGGGGCAAGGGATGTGCATTGCCAGGGTTTGCAGGCGTTTACACCAGAGTTTCAGAATACTTCAACTGGTTGAACCAAACTTTAA AAATTGTACCAGTAACCAACCATAACCCATGTCGGTATTCTGGCATCAAACTAAATGATCGATTGTCGGGAAACTTTAGCAGTCCTGGTTTTTCTGGAGGTTCTGGTTCATATCCAAACAGCCAAGTTTGTTCATGGGAAGTTGAT TTGTCTCAAGTAAGTTCACCTACTGCCACAGCCGTTATTTCTTTTGATGATTTTGAACTTGAAAATGGAGTAGATGGAACGTGTAGGTTTGATAAACTCAACATATACACTGGAACAAACTATGATATATTAGTGG GTTCATACTGTGGCAGCAACATTCCTTCCCAGATTACTCTCGCCAAACCCAGGAATGAAGGTTCAAAGTTGAAGTTTAAACTCGTATTTCAGAGTGATAACACAGTTACAAAGCGTGGATTTTCTGCCCAATTTCGCGTCGTTTAA
- the LOC100180121 gene encoding anionic trypsin-2-like isoform X4, which produces MTAAHCILARLLNPNSNKEYTAIAGDHDVTIQDTHEQLRYVIRYISHPNFDAATLANDIVLLEMDIPFELNQYIVPVCLPMFDEMPYPYTECQVAGWGYESPITKSDQLRKVDIPILHQKSCETIHHPQAGVASRITSKVLCAGDLSGVKDTCQGDSGGPLTCHRNGPGTPRVVAGIVSWGKGCALPGFAGVYTRVSEYFNWLNQTLKIVPVTNHNPCRYSGIKLNDRLSGNFSSPGFSGGSGSYPNSQVCSWEVDLSQVSSPTATAVISFDDFELENGVDGTCRFDKLNIYTGTNYDILVGSYCGSNIPSQITLAKPRNEGSKLKFKLVFQSDNTVTKRGFSAQFRVV; this is translated from the exons ATGACAGCCGCCCATTGCATTCTAGCCAG GTTATTGAACCCAAACTCCAATAAAGAATATACTGCAATAGCTGGTGAtcatgatgtcacaatacaaGATACGCATGAGCAACTACGCTATGTAATACGATATATTAGTCACCCAAACTTTGACGCAGCTACCTTAGCCAATGATATCGTATTATTAG AGATGGACATACCTTTTGAACTTAACCAATACATTGTACCAGTATGTCTACCTATGTTTGATGAAATGCCGTATCCTTATACAGAATGTCAAGTAGCTG GGTGGGGTTATGAGTCGCCTATCACAAAATCTGATCAACTGAGGAAAGTAGATATCCCGATTCTGCATCAGAAATCGTGTGAAACCATCCACCACCCACAAGCAGGCGTTGCCAGTAGAATCACATCAAAAGTTTTATGCGCTGGTGATTTATCGGGAGTCAAAGATACATGTCAG GGTGACAGTGGGGGACCTCTAACATGCCACAGAAATGGGCCAGGTACACCCCGTGTTGTTGCAGGTATAGTATCATGGGGCAAGGGATGTGCATTGCCAGGGTTTGCAGGCGTTTACACCAGAGTTTCAGAATACTTCAACTGGTTGAACCAAACTTTAA AAATTGTACCAGTAACCAACCATAACCCATGTCGGTATTCTGGCATCAAACTAAATGATCGATTGTCGGGAAACTTTAGCAGTCCTGGTTTTTCTGGAGGTTCTGGTTCATATCCAAACAGCCAAGTTTGTTCATGGGAAGTTGAT TTGTCTCAAGTAAGTTCACCTACTGCCACAGCCGTTATTTCTTTTGATGATTTTGAACTTGAAAATGGAGTAGATGGAACGTGTAGGTTTGATAAACTCAACATATACACTGGAACAAACTATGATATATTAGTGG GTTCATACTGTGGCAGCAACATTCCTTCCCAGATTACTCTCGCCAAACCCAGGAATGAAGGTTCAAAGTTGAAGTTTAAACTCGTATTTCAGAGTGATAACACAGTTACAAAGCGTGGATTTTCTGCCCAATTTCGCGTCGTTTAA
- the LOC100180121 gene encoding uncharacterized protein LOC100180121 isoform X3 yields MNHMFHNGLDLKESIRLLIKRRVGWNSLQQLQNFMINKKMFGLNNSTGNLSDDVIVSRFTQPQWYIAEIYNVMMICTVTWLVIAISFYGVRSGKWRKKYDVTDANAGAVYTSLLCAFVFSYLRTISDQAAFNVGYGDVTSRPCEISMDVSVTGYSLTIIGVYTFLWLKQRSLYHHPAITSMSSWVLNFVSWCSIFVLWAGMIAAAFAYLLSDNYNSSHKGCITKPKHEYVVWPIYMANGIIIVGQSLLLFLFIYPLRQSRSSANTNRISAIVKRSAIFAGICVLSDLISMIILAFLVPATTTRHVTITVYDVNLFINLLSVLLSFESWHSIITSPLRHPDKTLHSQGSQPTASGAQTAESQA; encoded by the exons ATGAATCATATGTTTCACAATGGATTAGACTTAAAAGAGTCAATTAGACTGTTGATTAAACGACGTGTGGGTTGGAACAGTTTGCAACAGCTACAAA aTTTTAtgatcaataaaaaaatgttcggACTTAACAATTCAACGGGTAATCtatctgatgacgtcatagtcagTCGATTTACACAACCACAATGGTACATTGCTGAGATTTACAACGTCATGATGATTTGCACGGTCACGTGGTTGGTGATCGCGATTTCATTCTACGGTGTTCGAAGCGGGAAGTGGCGGAagaagtatgacgtcacagacgcgAACGCGGGAGCTGTTTATACGTCACTTCTGTGCGCGTTTGTCTTCAGTTATTTGCGAACAATTTCCGATCAAGCTGCGTTTAACGTCGGATACggagatgtgacgtcacggccATGTGAGATTTCCATGGACGTATCGGTTACGGGGTATTCCCTTACTATCATCGGGGTCTATACTTTCCTGTGGTTGAAACAACGTTCTCTGTACCACCACCCAGCGATAACAAGCATGTCCAGCTGGGTACTGAACTTTGTTAGCTGGTGTAGTATATTTGTACTATGGGCTGGTATGATAGCTGCAGCGTTTGCTTATTTGTTGTCCGATAATTATAACTCGTCCCATAAAGGCTGCATAACAAAACCAAAGCACGAATACGTAGTATGGCCCATATATATGGCTAATGGAATAATAATAGTTGGTCAATCGCTCCTGttgtttctgtttatttacCCGCTACGTCAGAGTCGTTCTTCAGCGAACACGAATCGAATATCTGCAATTGTTAAACGTTCGGCTATTTTCGCTGGAATTTGTGTCCTTTCTGATCTCATATCTATGATTATCTTAGCATTCCTTGTTCCCGCTACAACGACCCGCCACGTCACAATCACTGTCTATGACGTGAACTTATTCATAAACTTATTAAGTGTACTACTTTCATTCGAATCGTGGCACAGTATCATAACATCACCGTTACGTCATCCCGACAAAACCCTACACTCTCAAGGAAGTCAACCAACCGCAAGCGGCGCACAAACAGCCGAGTCACAAGCATAA